CAAGGTACAACGATTTTGATGGCAACACATAACCGTGAAATCGTAAATACTGTGCGTAAAAGAGTTATTGCCATTGAAGGCGGAATGATCGTCCGTGACGAGTACGGAGGTGACTACGGCTATGAAAACTAGAACACTTGCCCGTCATTTCCGTGAGAGTTTTAAATCATTGGGCCGTAACAGCTGGATGACGCTCGCTTCTATCAGTGCTGTAACGGTCACTTTATTATTGGTCGGTGTATTTGCTGCGATCATGATGAATTTAAACAAGGTCGCTTCCGATTTGGAAAACGATGTTGAAATTCGTGTCATGATCGATATTATTCCGGAAGCGGAAGAAGCAAAACTGGCAGAAGAACAGCTTCTTGACGAGATTCATAATATGCCGGATGTCGAGGAAGTTACATATTCTTCAAAAGAACAGGAATTGAGTAAGTTAATCAAAGATTTTGGTGATGAATTAAGTTTATTCGAACAGAACAATCCGTTATACAATGTGCTGTACGTCAAAGCAGTCGATCCTTTGAAAACAGCTGAAGTCGCAAAGCAGATTGATAGCTTGGACAATACTTTTGAAGTAAAATATGGCGAGGGTAAAGTAGAAAAACTATTTAACTTCTTGGAAATCGCTCGTAATGTTGGACTCGTATTAATTTTAGGACTGCTGTTTACAGCGATGTTCTTAATCTCTAATACAATTCGCATTACGATTATTGCACGTAAAGATGAAATTGAAATTATGAAGCTTGTAGGGGCTACAAATTCGTTCGTCCGCATTCCATTTGTATTGGAAGGAATGTGGCTTGGTTTGATTGGTTCAATTATTCCAGTCGCAGCCGTTACAATTGCTTATTACAATATTTATGACTTATTGGCACCTCGATTAAAAGGGGAATTGTTCCAATTGTTAGAGGTAACACCACTTATGTACCAGGTGAACGCATTAATCATTTTCATCGGGATGTTCATCGGTATATGGGGAAGTTTCATGTCAGTTCGTAAGTTTTTAAAAGTATAACTTCTTTCAGCGACTGTCACACATTGCCAAGGCAAAATTGACAATGACGAAAATAGTGGGAAGTGGCTCGTTTTTTGAGACAAAAAGAGCCACTATTACCCATGCATTTAGGGGGAAAAGTTTTTGAAGAAGCTAACGACGCGTTCATTTAAAACCATTGCAGCAATACTTGCGCTAGTGCTATTTGTTCAAATACCGGCAGCATCTGCAGCATCATTAAGTGAACTGAAAAAAGAGCGCAGTCAACTCGAAGCAGAAAAGAAATCAATAAATAAATCGCTTGAACAAAAAACAAATGAGATTCAAACAAATCAAAACAGACAGCAAAAAATCATTTCACAATTAGAGCAACTTGGTGCAAAAATTAATGAAACGAATCATAATATTGCGGTTGTCGAATTGGATATTGAAATTGCAAACGAAGAAATTTCGATTTTAGAAGATGAAATTGCAGAATTAAAAGAGAAGATCGAACAGCGTAATGAACTATTGCGTGAACGTGCTCGCGCAATCCAGTCATCGGGTACAGTAAGCTACCTTGACGTCCTGCTTGGAGCAAATAGTTTCGTAGACTTTATCGACCGTTTTTCTGCTGTAAGCACACTTATGGACGCTGACCGTCAAATTATGCGTGAGCAAAAGGAAGATCAGGAAAAGCTTGAAGTTCAAAAGCTGGAGCTGTTGAAGAAAAAAGAAGACCTTGAAGCGAATAAAGCAAAATTGAAAAGCTTGATGGCTTCATTAAATCAGCAAAAGAAAGAAAAGAAACAGTTAGTAGCAGAGCTTGAAAAAGAAGAAGCGAAACTGCGATCTGAGAAAACAGAACTTAAAGCTGAATACGATGATAAAGTAGAATTAAGTAAAGAGCTGGAAGAGAAGTTTCTTAAAGAACAGCGCCGATTAGCGGAAGTAGCCCGTCAAAAGGCATTGGAAGCTGCGGCTGCTAAAAAGAAAAAACAAAGCAGCAGCAATAGTGCTGTAAGTTCCGGAAACTTGCCGGTTGTTTCGGCAGGAAATTGGACAAGACCTGCAGCGGGCCGTTTTACATCAGGGTTCGGCCGACGTGATATTGGACCAATCGGAAGTAAAAATCACTTAGGAATTGACATTGCCAACTCGATCGGAACACCGGTTGTTGCAGCAGCGGATGGTGTTGTTTCGTATGTTGGTTCGATGAATGGCTACGGTAACGTTGTCATGGTTACGCACTCGATTGAAGGCAAGTTATTCACAACAACGTATGCACATTTAAGCGGATTTAATACGAGTGTTGGGGCATCTGTTTCAAAAGGTCAGCAAATTGCACGACTTGGGAATACAGGGAACTCAACAGGACCTCATTTACACTTTGAAATCCATGTCGGTGAATGGAACGGCAGTCGTTCAAACGCCGTAAACCCGTTAAATTATATTTCACTGTAACATAGAGAAAAGACCAAACTTTAATTTAAAGTTTGGTCTTTTTATGTGTGTATGAAGAAAGGCTGGGAGAGTTAACGTTATATAATTTATAGCAATTTTTCCCGCTTTCTTTAGCCTCGTATAGGGCAATATCCGCTTTTTTCATTAAACTGGATTCAGTAAAATTCAGTTGACTGGATGCCGTTGCAATTCCCATGCTTGTTGTAACCGATAATGTATGACCGTTCAGTTTCCATGGCTGCCGGATAGTGTGGTTAATTCTTTCTGCAATTTCTGTCGCATTGTTAGAGCTTTGAATATTTGAGAGTAGAATAACAAATTCATCTCCGCCTAATCTTGCCACCATGTCCTGTTCACGGATAGTCGCTTTAATACGGGAACCAAATTCTTTAATAACCGCATCGCCTGTATCATGGCCATAAGTATCGTTGATCAGTTTAAAATGGTCAATATCTAAAAGTATTAGAGCAAGAGGTGTATTATTTGTTAGAAACTGCTCTTTTGCAAAGGCAAATTGTTCTTTAAAATAAAGTCGATTCGGAAGATCGGTTAAACTATCGTGATAAGCAAAATATTTCAATTTGGATTCATATTCTCTTCTCAAGGTTATGTCTCTAGTAAGTACAACCAGATGCTGAAAGCTATTATTATGATTGAACACCGGATTTCCGATGGATTCACACCAAATCATATCTCCTTCAGCATTTTTTTGTCTAAATTGAATAGTAAAAGGTTCACCTGTATGAATCGAATTGCGGACAATTTCCACTAAACGCTCTTGATCCTCTGCATGGATATTATGAAGGAAACTTTTCTTAAGATATTCCTGATGGTAGTAACCTAATATATTTTTATAAGATGGGGAAACATAGGTGATTTCTCCGTCTTTATTAATAAGAGTAATTAGGTCATGGGCGTTCTCTGCGATAATTCGAAAACTTTTTTCACTTTCTTCCAGCTTGTTCATGCTTTGTAACTGTTCAGTGACATCTTTCAAAATTCCGTATAAACCAATGATTTTCTCATCAATGAGAAGTGGAATGATTTTAAAAATGATGTTAACTTGCTCGCCATTTTTATTTTTAAAGATTAAATCTCCACTTTGATTAGTTCCTTTAACCGCTTCGTTTATCAGATGATCAAAGTTGCCTGTATCTTCTTTGTCTACCAGCTCTTTAAGTGATTTTCCGAATAACTCTTTTATTTTATACCCGGTAATATGTTCACTTGCTTCGTTTCCATCGGTAATATAACCCATTTTATTCAATACAAAAATGCCGTCTGTATTATGGAAAAATAAAGAATGATAACGCTCATTACTTTCAGCCAGACCACTTATCATTTCCATAGCATTTGAAAGCGCATTTTTTTCCTGTGTAAT
This genomic window from Solibacillus sp. FSL R5-0449 contains:
- a CDS encoding sensor domain-containing diguanylate cyclase, producing MEKFYKEVLMNGIKDMVFILEVVNDDFRFQFINTAAMDRLNLTDRFIGSSLMEIKPKEKAKFLYKQYSKVVESQKSYTYEDVYEENGTKYYAETVLSPFFDEKGAVDRIIAVVRDITQEKNALSNAMEMISGLAESNERYHSLFFHNTDGIFVLNKMGYITDGNEASEHITGYKIKELFGKSLKELVDKEDTGNFDHLINEAVKGTNQSGDLIFKNKNGEQVNIIFKIIPLLIDEKIIGLYGILKDVTEQLQSMNKLEESEKSFRIIAENAHDLITLINKDGEITYVSPSYKNILGYYHQEYLKKSFLHNIHAEDQERLVEIVRNSIHTGEPFTIQFRQKNAEGDMIWCESIGNPVFNHNNSFQHLVVLTRDITLRREYESKLKYFAYHDSLTDLPNRLYFKEQFAFAKEQFLTNNTPLALILLDIDHFKLINDTYGHDTGDAVIKEFGSRIKATIREQDMVARLGGDEFVILLSNIQSSNNATEIAERINHTIRQPWKLNGHTLSVTTSMGIATASSQLNFTESSLMKKADIALYEAKESGKNCYKLYNVNSPSLSSYTHKKTKL
- a CDS encoding peptidoglycan DD-metalloendopeptidase family protein, with translation MKKLTTRSFKTIAAILALVLFVQIPAASAASLSELKKERSQLEAEKKSINKSLEQKTNEIQTNQNRQQKIISQLEQLGAKINETNHNIAVVELDIEIANEEISILEDEIAELKEKIEQRNELLRERARAIQSSGTVSYLDVLLGANSFVDFIDRFSAVSTLMDADRQIMREQKEDQEKLEVQKLELLKKKEDLEANKAKLKSLMASLNQQKKEKKQLVAELEKEEAKLRSEKTELKAEYDDKVELSKELEEKFLKEQRRLAEVARQKALEAAAAKKKKQSSSNSAVSSGNLPVVSAGNWTRPAAGRFTSGFGRRDIGPIGSKNHLGIDIANSIGTPVVAAADGVVSYVGSMNGYGNVVMVTHSIEGKLFTTTYAHLSGFNTSVGASVSKGQQIARLGNTGNSTGPHLHFEIHVGEWNGSRSNAVNPLNYISL
- the ftsX gene encoding permease-like cell division protein FtsX, with product MKTRTLARHFRESFKSLGRNSWMTLASISAVTVTLLLVGVFAAIMMNLNKVASDLENDVEIRVMIDIIPEAEEAKLAEEQLLDEIHNMPDVEEVTYSSKEQELSKLIKDFGDELSLFEQNNPLYNVLYVKAVDPLKTAEVAKQIDSLDNTFEVKYGEGKVEKLFNFLEIARNVGLVLILGLLFTAMFLISNTIRITIIARKDEIEIMKLVGATNSFVRIPFVLEGMWLGLIGSIIPVAAVTIAYYNIYDLLAPRLKGELFQLLEVTPLMYQVNALIIFIGMFIGIWGSFMSVRKFLKV